The Nitrospinota bacterium nucleotide sequence ATTTGGGAAATAAATTCGGTATCTTCTCCTTCATTCTGGGGGAAGGAAAGAACATCGGTTGCGGTGTCAATATTTCGATATTGATGGTTCAGTTGGCGAATTTTTGCGTCGTCCACGATCAGAATACTGAGTTCATCATCATGGCATTCCAATGTTTGTAAAATTTTTTTGACTTGCCTTTTAAATTTCGCGGTATCGACTGTGTGAATCTCTTGATCGTTTTGGATTTGAATATCCATGCGAGATATTTTTCCCTGATATGGGTTGGCTCTGGTTTTAGAAATGAAATGCGCCAGTGTTCCTGAAAAATAAATTCGGAAATATCGAGGGTGATGGAGGCAATTATTTGGGACTGTCACCCTTGTCGTAAGCCCGGATGATTTTTTTTACAAGTTCGTGCCGGACCACATCTTTTTCGGTAAAATAGATGAACTGAATCTCTTCAATATCCTGCAAAAGTTTTTCCACATGAATCAGACCGGAGTCGCGGGCGCTCGAAAGGTCGATTTGTGTGACATCGCCTGTCACCACAATTTTAGACCGGAACCCAAGGCGGGTTAAAAACATTTTCATTTGTTCGCGGGTGGAGTTTTGCGCTTCATCGAGGATAATAAACGCATCGTTTAGCGTTCGCCCGCGCATATAGGCCAGAGGAGCGATTTCGATGATTCCATCCTGAACCATCTGCAACACCTGGCTGGCTTCCAACATGTCATTCAAGGCATCGTAAAGCGGCATCAGGTAGGGATGGATCTTCTCCGAGATATCTCCCGGCAAAAAGCCCAGTTTTTCTCCGGCTTCTACAGCAGGACGCACCAGAACAATTTTTTTAAACTGGTTTTTGAGCAGACCTTCCACGGCGAGAGCCACTGCCAGATAGGTTTTTCCCGTCCCCGCCGGACCGATGGCAAATATAATATCTTTCTGCTTGGCCGCCTTTATAAACTCGCTTTGGGCAGAACCTTTGGGGGAAATGTAGCCTCGACCGGGAGACAAGACCACCCGTTCGGTAAAGATCGATTTTAAATCGACATTGGGATCATCGGCAATCAAGCGAATGGCGAACTTGATATCCCCGTTTTGCGGCGGTGTTTGCCCTTCAAACAATTCCTGTAGTTGGGCCAGGAGTCGATTGACGGTTTCTATGGAATCTGGAGAGCCTGTAACTTTGACCTGGTTGCCACGGGTGGTGATACGAACGTTGAACTTCTTTTCTATCAGCTTGAGGTTGACGTCATGCGTTCCAAAAATATCTGGAATCAGATCGTTATTTTCAATTATTATTTCTTTGGTGGTGGGGGCCAAGCGAAGTTTGTCTATCCTATAGAGGGTGAGTAAAAATATCCATTGGTCAGGATCGATTCCCCTGAGGGCGAATCAGGCTTAAAAATTCACTGCGAGTTCTGGCATCGGACTTGAAACACCTGAGCATGGAGCTGGTGGTGGTGTAGGAGCTTTGTTTTTCAACTCCCCGCATGGACATGCATAAATGCATGGCTTCAATAACCACTCCCACGCCCTTGGGCTGCAAAATTTCCTCAAGACATTCGGCAATCTGCTTGGTCAAGCGTTCCTGCACTTGCAATCTGCGGCTGAAAGCATCTACGATGCGGGGAACTTTGCTCAACCCGATGATCTTGCCTTTGGGCAGATAGGCAACGTGACATTTTCCCAGAAACGGCAACATGTGGTGTTCGCACAAGCTGTAAATGTCGATGTCTTTAATGATGACCATCTCGTCATAATCTTCCTGGTAAAGGGCACCGTTTACCAGTTCGTCTATATTTGTCCTATACCCACTGGTCAAAAATTTCAGGGATTTTTCAACTCTTTCCGGGGTATTTTGGAGACCTTCGCGTGATGGGTCTTCTCCCAAGTCTACCAGCAGTTTTGCTATCAGGTCTTTCATATCAATTTCCACGGTAGACGACATAGTTTCGCTCGGATTCATAAAGTTTCAGCTCATGTAAAGTGCCGTTATCAATTTTTGACTCCAGGAGTTCCCAGAATTTGATGGCAATATTTTCAGCAGTGGGAATCACGTCTTTCATAAAGTCGACATCCATATTGAAGTTCTTATGGTCCACTTTGTCGATAATTTCCCAATGGATCAATTTCTTAAGGGTTTTCAAGTCCAGCACCATCCCTGTATCCGGGTCGATGTCCCCCTTGACCGTTACCTCCAGAACATAATTGTGACCGTGGCCATTAGGGTTGTTACACAACCCGAAAGTTTCTTCATTCTCCCTGTCGGAAAATTTGGGATTGAAAAGGCGGTGGCTGGCGCAGAATTCCAGACGTCGGGTAATATATATCATAGGAAAAAATATTGAAGGGATAGGGGAGGAAAGTTTATTTCAGGTACTTTCTTTTATTATCGGTGGAATAAAATCCCGGCCCATACAAATGAAAGTTCATTTGGTTAAAGCATTTATGTAGAGGTCCCCCACATTCTTCGCATTTGCTAATGGGTTCGTCATTCACTTTTTGCAAAAATTCAAAGTTTTTTTTGCACTTGTCGCATTGGTACTCATACATCGGCATTGGAAAAACCTCTCGATAATTAAATTTAGACCGAGCTCTATGAACGCCCTAATTCAAATGCGGAACTTGGTCATTGGGAATAAGCGATCCATTCCAGAAAATCTCTTTTCTGGAGTTGCCTCCCCGAAAAACATCCAGAGTTTTGGGAATGTTTATTTTCATTCCCTCCAAATCGAATACGGACGACGGAAGCGTGAGACCCCATTCAGGGTCAAACACTCCGATCAACATTCTCGATGGCGTCATCACCTGAATGACCATGAATTTTTCTATGGAATACTTTTTTTGTATTTCCAAAGGCATCATAAAGGTTTCATTTTCGCCCTTAGAGCCATAGCGCATGACAGCCTTACCGGAATCAAGCTTTTCAAATACAATGGACTTAAAAAACTCTTCCAACTCCACAAAAATATTCTCTTTTGGAAATACTACAATACCAAAGTCTTCGTTGTTTTTGTAGAGCTGGTATTCATGACCCGAACCCGCAGAGGCGGGAATAACCCCAAGCCAAAATAATAAAACTATAATGTAAGGTATCTTTTTCATATTATTTGGATGGGTAAGACCCTTAGAGGATTCCCGCTTTTTTCTGTAAAGTTTATAGTTTATTGAAATTTATGGAAAAATCTCAGTTTGGCTGAAGAAAAATGGAACCTCAAAGGCCGCATTTTCCGGGGAATCCGATCCGTGAACCGAATTTTCCTCCAAACTGATTCCAAATTCTTTGCGGATGGTTCCTTCGGCGGCATCCGCCGGGTTGGTGGCTCCCATGAGCTCTCTCCATCCTAATATGGCATTTTCATGTTCCAGCACCATCAAGATTACAGGGCCTGAACTCATAAAAGTGCACAAACTGTCGTAAAACGGTCGGTCTTTATGTACATAATAGAACCTCGCCGCAACGCTTTTTGGTAACAGAGCGCGTTTAATCCCCACCACTCTGAACCCATTAGATTCGATCCGATCTGTTATTTTTCCAATGAGATTCCGGTAAACTCCGTCGGGTTTAATCATTGCCAGTGTTCTTTCCATTTAGAATGTCCTTAAGTTATGAGTCAAGGTTGGTAAAAAAAAAAGGTATTTGAGCTCAACCGGCTCAAATACCTTTTTGATAGCAATGGAATTATCGCACGACAATACCGGTTTTCTTAATAACAAAACCTTCATCAAGTGAGTCGATCCACCTCATCTTTATGGCATGGTTCTTGGCGATTTCATCGCAGATATAAACGCAGATCTCACAGGACTTACAGCGATCAACAGAGATATAAGCCGACTTGTCGGCATCACTATAATTGATGCAATTCGATTCGGGACAGTATGTGGTGCAAAGGGAACAGTTCTTTGATGAACAAATGGCCTTGTCAACTTCAGCAACGTAGTACATGGTTTCTCCAAATAAAAATATTAAGCCACCCCGGCAGCAGCGTGTTGTTCTTTAGTGAGTTCTATGTACTTAGCGTCTGGATGCGCAAAACCATTGTCCATCATATACTTGTAGCTGGCTTCAAGGGTTTTCATATTGGCTTCCATGAGCTTCGCTTTTTTGGCGAACTTTTTCTCGATGGCGCTGTCAAGCGCGGCGGTTCCCCCGGATACGACGATTCCTTTACCGATGAATCGGTCCTTAACGGATGCGGCAAGCGATCCCAGATCCGGTATCCCGAAAACAGCTGCAACGGCGCCACACATGGCCATATTCGTGGCCAATTCGGTTTTTGCAACTTCGTTGGCGATCTCAGTTGCCGGGAGATAATAGACTTTAGCATCCATATTATCCATTTCCTTTTGCTCATCCCTGCTAAAAGGAATCGGCGTCCGGCTGTTGATAATGATAATGCCGTCTTTTTTCAGACCCGTATAAAACGGCATGGTGTAGGATTTCCCCAAGGTGATAACCGAGGGATGGAAAATCATAATGACGTTCGGGAAAATGATCTCGCCGATTTCATAAATGACTTCATTGGAAATCCTGACATAGCTTTCTACTGGTGCGTTCCGTTTCTCTGAACCAAAAAATGGAACGAGAGAGCTGTGCCCGCCAGAAATAACAACTGCGTTACTGATGATATGGGACGCTGTGACCACACCCTGGCCTCCGATCCCTGCCATGCGAACGTTATAGCGTTTAACAGCCATAATTACCTGTCTCCTTTAATTTTTATCTTTTTTATCTTTTTTGGCTTTTGCTTCAAGATCTTTCAAAAACTCTTTGGCTCGATCAGAGATGATCTCTTCAAACCCATAACGGTCCTTTTCAATTTCAAAGGCGTCTTTCATAACATCAGGAGTGGGGATGGAATACTCAATGTTGCAGGAAGTATACGCCTGCACATAGGTGGCCCCAAATTCCCTGGCGATCAGAATTGCACGCCGGATGGTACGGGCAACGCGCGCCGGATTGGTCGGTGCGAGGCGAGCGATGTAATCGAGCTTGGCGACCTTGGCTAAACCCATCATGTCCATTTTTTCGTCTTTTTTTCCGCGGGGAGCCATTTTGAGCACTTTACCCTGGATGGTCATGCCGCTTTCCTGTCCACCGGTGTTACCGTAAACTTCGTTGTCGAGCAGGACGGTGGCAAACTTTTCATGGCGGAACCAACTGTGCATCAAGCCCTGGAATCCAATGTCCACGAGCCCGCCATCGCCGGCGCAGACCACAACATCTTTAAACTGATTAGGAAAACGAAGTTCCAGGCCCCGTTTCAGGCCGGAGGCTACAGCGTTGGTATCGCCATAGTTGCCATAAACAAAGGGAACCGAAGCCTGGGAAAGAGCCAAGCGACCACAACCTGCTGTTCCCACGACAATCGTGTGTTCCGGATTGGGCATGCCAATGTACATCAACCGGATAAACAAAGTCATGGCACAGCCTGCACACATGGGATGTTCTTCAATGATTTCCTTGAATTTCCCCATGTCGGTCACTTTTTTATTCTTGCCATAGGGGCCGTGATCAACGAGATCTTTGTATTCAATTGGAAGAAATTCTTTTAAAGCTGGAGAAGGTATTAAGGTTTCAAAAGACATGATTTCATCCTCTATATATGTAGCAAATTATTTAATTAGGAAATTGAGTCAATCTCAAAACTATTGTTGCAATGATACACCTTTTACAAACAATTTTAACTAAAATCACTTCAATTTGATTGCCTTCAGGAGTATTCCGGCAATCAAGCAGAATAATTCAGCGTTTTATTAAAAAGAGCATTAAATGCCCAATTCCTTAAAATCTAGGAATTTTGTTTTCTCGCTTCCGCCAACCATTCCAAAACCATTTCGGTTGGCATGGTCATGCCGCCATAAACTCTTGGTCCGGCGGAGATGATTGCGTCACAATTGCCATAAAGAGTTGCACAGACTTCTTTGTGCAACCAGCCCGCTTGGTTGAATTCTGGAATCAGAATACGCTTGGCATTCTTTAAGGTCTCAATCAGTTCAGCTCTTGGGAAGGGGCGAATGGATTTGATTTTAATCAGCCCGACTGTTCGCCCTTGTTCAGCCTCCTGGCGCATGGCTTCCCGTGCCTGGGAAACTGCGGACCCGGAAGCTATGATGAAATCTTCAGCTTCTGGGTTAATTATCTCCACCAACCCGCCCAGATACTTCCTCAAATATTTAGCGGAACGCTCCACAGCGGCAAAAACTTCCTGCTGCCAACTGGAGTGCATGTGATAACTGATGAAGTTACTTTTCTGAATTGGCGCGTCCCGAGAGAGACGAGCGGGAGGATTCTCATTGTCCATTGCAGGCACAGCGGATTTCCAACCATCTCTTGGCGGTAATTTGTATTCTTCAGGAGTTATGGAAACCTGTCCCCGTGCGTGAGTAACAAAAAATCCATCCACGGATACAACAACGGGTAAGGTGACGTCCACCTTTTCGGAGACGATAAATGCGACCAGAGGATAATCGTAGAAATCCTGCTGGTTCTCAGCGTGTAACAGGATGATGCCCGTGTTGATTAGAAAGGACATTTCGATATTGTCCGGCTGAATCGCCAAAGGGGTGTTGATGACCCGGCACATGTCCAGCAGGACAATAGGAACTCTCGCACCCGGCCAGGAGCTGATCGCTTCCATGCCGCGCATGAGGCCCGGTCCGGCAGTGGCGGTGAGAGTTCTGACTCCGGCACGAGAGGCGCCCGCGCAGGCTGAAAAAACGCCGATTTCTTCTTCGCCGCGATAATATTCTTTGATATATCCCTCATCATAAAGATAGCCCGCCTGTTGCATGGTTTCACTTTGTGGCGTGATGGGGTAGGAAATGGCGATATCAACATTGGCCCTGCGAATCGATTCGCGGGCGGCTTCACTTCCTGTGATGAACAGTGTTTCTCGCGGAAGCTTGAAGAACATTTCTTCTGGAGTGACTATTTTTTGTTTATCCCCTAGAGGTACCCAATCTACAGGTTTACCTTCCGCTTGGGCTGTTAGGTTGGACATGCTATGTCTCCTGGAAAATCGTTTTTTCTGACGGCAGAGTTTTACTTGCAACTGCCGAAACATAAATTAACTTAATTTATACTTGTAACTCTATGATTTATTTAGCTTTATCTTTGACAGAGCCAAACCGCAATTTCGCTTGTAAAAAGAACCCAATAGTAAATAACAAACACAAGCCCTGTCAAGTGTTAACCTGCCTCGAAGTGCCTTTTTAGGACTTGTTATCTTCTGGCAACATATTTTCCAACAAACTCAGTTCGTCGAAATAGCCAAATGCCTTTTGCAGGAATTCATTCAAGGTTTTATCGTTATAAAATTTCAAAGTCTTATCGGTCAACTCTGTGGTATGGCAAACCTCGTATTCCATAGGTTTTTCATTTACGTACTTGATAACGTCCACTTCCCAGTGAATATTTGATATGTTTTCCTGGGGTTTGCTGATGGCGGTCAGGCCATAATCGTTTACTTTATACAGGAATTGCACGCCTCCCAACCCGTTGGGCTCGGCACGATTTAAAAGCAGATACTCTTGGGTAATCATTTATTTCTTCCTTATATTGGTTAATCACGTCCTTTTTGAAAGTTTGTGAACTAAAGGTGTGTTCTAATATAGCCTAAATTGAACGATTTGCATAAATTTTATGGTGTTTTGATAAGTCCAAATGGATTTATCGGAATCCTACATAGGTATAAAAACAGAATATTGGCAATTAAAATTTTTATAGGAAAAAACTATGTCCCCCATTGAATTAAGTGATCCTGCCAAGATAGAAGAGTTTTTGACTAAGATCCAGTTGACAGGAAAAGGGTTCACCACGGACTGCCTTTTATTGGACGCTTATGATGCCGGTTTGGATTATCCGGATTATTTAAAAGCCGAGGGGGAAGATCCGGATGCAAGTTATGGGGATGAGTCTCCCGCCTGGGCGAAATATCACATGCGCCAGGGAAAACGAGTGTTTATGGTTTATGGCGGGGAAGGCAAGGATAGAAGGACGCATTTTTCGGAAACACCTTAAATTTGTTTAACTAACTATTTTTCAGTCAATTTAAGTGATTTTGCACGATGGCGTCGCTTAAAAGGTTCACACGATGATATCGTTTCGTAAATTCCTTTTCAGGGGATAAAAATAATGGATTTTGATAAAGAAACTCAAGTACGAATTCTGCAGGTGGCCGCTGGTCGGGAAGATGGAAAGACCTTTGAAGAACTCGATGAGCGTATTGCTCATATCATGGACCTGCATCCGGAATTCGATGAAATCTGGAAACAAGGGGAACTGGCGACCTATCCTCAGGAAATCAACGGAAAAGTCGTCAGTCCATTTGTACACACCGTTTTACATGTAACGGTTGACAGGCAGATCACCCTTGGGCAGCCCGAATTCGTTCCCGAAGCCTATAACCGGCTCATCGATCAAGGGATGGAGGAGCATCACGCCCTGCATGCCGTTATGAGTATTTATGCGGAGCTTCATTTTGCGAATTTACGCAAGGGCCAGCAGTTTGATACGCTTGACTACCAGAGCCGATTGCAATATCTGTCCTATGAAGATTCTGGTTCAGAGGGCGAAGGGTGATTTGGTGGACAACGGTTAAAATTTTTTGGAGGTTGTTGTGAGCAAACAGATTTCGAAACTAGATGAACCGCTTAAAGAATTCATAACAAATCAGCATATATTTTTCGTAGGGACGGCGGGAGTGGAGGGTCGGGTGAATATTTCCCCGAAGGGCATGGACTCATTGCGAGTGATCGACTCTAAAAAAATAGTGTGGTTGAATTACACGGGAAGCGGGAATGAAACCGCGGCGCATGTCCTGGAATGCCAGCGTATGACTCTCCTGTTTTGTGCTTTTGAAGGCAAGCCGCAGATCTTGCGTGTCTACGGAAAGGCGAGGGCGGTCCATCCTCACGATGCGGAGTGGGAAACATTGCTTGGTCTTTTCCCGGCGCTACCAGGAGCGCGGCAGATATTTTCGCTGGATATCGAGAGCGTGGCCACGTCCTGCGGTTACAGTGTGCCTTTTTATGAATACGTTGGCGAGCGTGATGTTTTGGTGCAGTGGGCGGAGAAAAAAAGGGAAGATGGCGTTAAGAAATATTGGCAGGATAACAACCAAAAAAGCATCGATGGCAAACCCACCGGCATATTTTGATGAGCAGGGAATAATAAAGAGGTTAAGTCGCAAAACCTATTCAATTGTTTTTCCCACAGGGGATCTGGGTCAACGTGATGGGCTTGTCTACGAGGACCTTAATATAAAATTGAATCCAGATATCGGTTGGTCGTTTTCCATCCTGATGGTGGTGGGCTGACAGGACGCAACGACAAACTGAAATTCTTCCGCAAGATTCTGAATGTAGTCTTTGGAATGGGCAAACCGTCCTGTTTGTCTGAGTGAATAGTTTTCCCCTTCGCAACCCTCCGTGGAAAATAAAAAATACGAACCTTGCATCGCCCGGCTCTTGACCGTCGAAAAAAAAGCCGCAAGATTTCCAAAATAAACCATGACGTCCGTCGCCAGAAACAAATCATAAGTTTCAGAGGATTGATTTAAAAAGTTTAAGATCTCGCCAACGGACAGGGCATCGTAAATTTCTTTTCGTTTCGCTTCCGCAACCATTTTGGAGGATATATCTACTCCTGCCAGGCGATCCGATAAGGGACGGAACGCCTGGCCTGAAAGCCCGGTTCCGCATCCCAGATCAACCGCTCTCCTGAATCGGTAGTTCTTGCCTGCTAATTGGATCAGGTGTGTTTTCAGATCATTGGGAGCATTGTATTTGAGTTTGTCGACGAGTTGATTTTCAAAACTACCGGCGGCCTTGTCGAATAAACTCTCAACGTACTGAATGGGCGTGGTTTCGGTGGGGGTTCCGCGGATGGAATTCAGCATGTGCCGGGAAGAAAAACTTGCAGGGTCCAACTCCACCGCCCGCTGATACAACTCCGCCGCTTTTTCCTTCTTTCCCAGAGCGTAATAAATATTGCCAAGGTTGTTGTGGGCTTTGGCCAGATCAGGTTTTACGGCAATGGCCTTTTGGTAGGAAACCAGGGCGTCATTCATCCTGCCGACTTCTTCATAAGTATTGGCTAAATTATAATGAGCGTCCGCGTAATCGGGATATATTTTTAAAGCCTGCTGAAAAGATACGATGGCCTGTTCCAAACTTCCGAGCTCTTTGTAAGCAATGCCGAGGTTATTGTTTGCTTCAGGTTTAGAAGGGTCCAGATCGAGCGCAATCCGGTACGATAGAATCGCCGCCTCCAGATTGTTGACGCTATTAAATGCATTGCCCAGGTTGAAGTGGTAATCCCAGTCTCCGGGGTTGGTTTGGATGGCTTGTTGATAGGACGCAATCGCATTTTCAAAGTCTCCCAGTCTTGCATGGATGAGGCCAAGGTTGAAATGGGCCACATCCAGACCGGGCTCGAGAGATACGGCTTTTTGATAGGAGCCCATGGCTTCTTGCCATCGGCCTTGGCCTTCAAATACCTTGGCAAGGTTGTAATGAGCGTCCGCAAAATTTGGGTTGATTGTGAGAGCTTTGGCTATGAGTTCTTCGGCGCGGTCGAGTTGACCCAGTTGGAGTTCAAGCACTCCTGATAAGTGCAAGGCGTCAAAGTCGTCTGGAGCTTTGGCCAGAGCCTCATGGAAATAGGTTTTGGCCTCCTGCAATCTGCCGTTTTGAAAATTTTCGACGGCCAGGTGCAGTAATTTTTGCGTATCGACAAGAGGGTCACTCATGCAAAAAACACTTTCTTGATGGGCGATGAATCCCCATTGCAACCCAACCTTGCAAATTGTGGATTCAATTCAAATTGCTGCAATTATCATCCATTTTTGCTTTTTCGTAAAGCCTGGAAAAGCGGGCTATAAGGTGTCGGGTGGGAATGGAGGAGAATAGGGGAGATTTGGATGAGAAAAGTTGAGAAGTCTCATTACTGTGTGATTGCCTGTAGAAGAAAGTTCCCCTCGGGGGGGGAGCTACAAAACCTTCTGTATGGTTGTTCCAAGGTCAGCGGGGCTTTTGACCACCTTGATGCCGCATTTTTTCATGATCTTCATCTTTTCCTCTGCGGTTCCCTGTCCGCCGGAGATGATAGCGCCAGCATGACCCATGCGTCGTCCGGGAGGTGCGGTTTGCCCGGCGATGAACCCGACTACCGGTTTGGTGACATGCTTTTTGATGAAGTAGGCGGCTTCGTCTTCCGCCGATCCCCCGATCTCGCCGATCATGCAGATGGCTTTGGTGCCACGGTCTTTCTGAAACAATCCGAGTGCGTCTATGAACGTGGTGCCGATGATTGGATCGCCGCCAATGCCCACACAGGTGGACTGGCCGATGCCTAGCGCCGTCAACTGCCCGACAGCTTCATAAGTCAGGGTGCCACTGCGGGATATGATGCCGACGTTGCCCTTTTTGTGTATATGCGCCGGCATGATGCCGATCTTGCATTTTCCGGGGGAGATGACGCCTGGACAGTTGGGTCCCACGAGGCGGGAATCGGAATTTTGCAGGTAACGGTGGACTTCTATCATGTCGCTGGTCGGGATGCCTTCGGCGATACAGATGATCAGCGCAATGCCCGCATCGGCGGCTTCCAGAATCGCATCAGCGGCAAACGCCGGGGGAACGAAGATCATGGTGGCGTTGGCTTTGGTTTTCGTCGCGGCATCTTTAACGGTATTGAAGACAGGCACGTTGTCCAGAACGGTTTGACCGCCTTTGTTCGGCGTGACCCCGCCCACGACGTTGGTTCCATATTTCATGCATTGTTCGGTGTGGAACTGACCTTCACGTCCCGTGATTCCCTGAACGATCAACCGTGTATTTTCATCGACGAGTATGCTCATTGGATTGCTTTAACCACCTTTCTGGCCCCATCCTTCATTCCGTTTCCGATAACAAAATTCATGCCTGACTCTTTTAGAATTGCGTGTCCCTCTTCCATATTGGTCCCTTCCATGCGGACCACGATAGGAACCTGAACGTTGAGGGTCTTAGTCGCCGCCACCACGCCACGGGCGAGGATGTCGCAACGTAAAATGCCGCCGAATATATTGATGAAAATGGCTTTGACGTTCGGGTCCGACAGCAGAATGCGAAATCCGTTTTCGATCATCTCCTCATTGGCTCCACCGCCGACATCAAGAAAGTTGGCCGGCTCTCCACCAGAATGTTTGATAATGTCCATGGTGGCCATCGCCAGTCCGGCGCCGTTGACCATACAGGCAATGTTGCCGTCCAGCTTGATGTAGTTCAAATGAAATTTGGAGGCTTCGACTTCCAGAGGAGCTTCCTCATCGAGGTCGCGGTATTCAAGAGTGTCTTTATGGCGATACATGGCATTGTCGTCGATGTTCACCTTGGCGTCCAAAGCCAGTACCCGATTGTCAGAGGTTGTGACCAGCGGATTGATTTCCAGCATGTCACAATCTTCCTTAACAAAACATTCGTAAAGGTTGATGATGAAAGGCACTATTTTCTTCAGATGGTCGCCTTTGAGATTGAGCGCAAATCCGATCTTCCGAGCCAGGAAAGGTTTAACTCCGATCACCGGATCGATCACTTCTTTGAAAATTTTCTCAGGAGTGTTTGCGGCGACTTCCTCAATATCCATGCCGCCTTCTTCACTCGCCATGATGAGAACCCGGCTGGTTTGCCGATCGACCACGATGCTCAGATAAAGTTCCCTTTCGATGGGCATGCCTTCCTCAACCAAA carries:
- the sucC gene encoding ADP-forming succinate--CoA ligase subunit beta, with translation MKIHEYQAKEILARYNVAVPNGILVNNAPEARDAAIKLGTSVVVVKAQIHAGGRGKGGGVKLAKSPEEAEKHAADILGMTLVTHQTGPEGRLVKKVLVEEGMPIERELYLSIVVDRQTSRVLIMASEEGGMDIEEVAANTPEKIFKEVIDPVIGVKPFLARKIGFALNLKGDHLKKIVPFIINLYECFVKEDCDMLEINPLVTTSDNRVLALDAKVNIDDNAMYRHKDTLEYRDLDEEAPLEVEASKFHLNYIKLDGNIACMVNGAGLAMATMDIIKHSGGEPANFLDVGGGANEEMIENGFRILLSDPNVKAIFINIFGGILRCDILARGVVAATKTLNVQVPIVVRMEGTNMEEGHAILKESGMNFVIGNGMKDGARKVVKAIQ
- a CDS encoding tetratricopeptide repeat protein; amino-acid sequence: MSDPLVDTQKLLHLAVENFQNGRLQEAKTYFHEALAKAPDDFDALHLSGVLELQLGQLDRAEELIAKALTINPNFADAHYNLAKVFEGQGRWQEAMGSYQKAVSLEPGLDVAHFNLGLIHARLGDFENAIASYQQAIQTNPGDWDYHFNLGNAFNSVNNLEAAILSYRIALDLDPSKPEANNNLGIAYKELGSLEQAIVSFQQALKIYPDYADAHYNLANTYEEVGRMNDALVSYQKAIAVKPDLAKAHNNLGNIYYALGKKEKAAELYQRAVELDPASFSSRHMLNSIRGTPTETTPIQYVESLFDKAAGSFENQLVDKLKYNAPNDLKTHLIQLAGKNYRFRRAVDLGCGTGLSGQAFRPLSDRLAGVDISSKMVAEAKRKEIYDALSVGEILNFLNQSSETYDLFLATDVMVYFGNLAAFFSTVKSRAMQGSYFLFSTEGCEGENYSLRQTGRFAHSKDYIQNLAEEFQFVVASCQPTTIRMENDQPISGFNFILRSS
- the sucD gene encoding succinate--CoA ligase subunit alpha translates to MSILVDENTRLIVQGITGREGQFHTEQCMKYGTNVVGGVTPNKGGQTVLDNVPVFNTVKDAATKTKANATMIFVPPAFAADAILEAADAGIALIICIAEGIPTSDMIEVHRYLQNSDSRLVGPNCPGVISPGKCKIGIMPAHIHKKGNVGIISRSGTLTYEAVGQLTALGIGQSTCVGIGGDPIIGTTFIDALGLFQKDRGTKAICMIGEIGGSAEDEAAYFIKKHVTKPVVGFIAGQTAPPGRRMGHAGAIISGGQGTAEEKMKIMKKCGIKVVKSPADLGTTIQKVL